A genome region from Clostridia bacterium includes the following:
- the hisZ gene encoding ATP phosphoribosyltransferase regulatory subunit — MGKWKIYTPEGVQDILFEECFIKRNLEESIRRYFRSCGYCEVETPTLEFYDVFSSDTELTPQETMFKFFDQQGRILVLRPDITVPIARMVATKYKEAQFPMKIFYLGNAFKYNELGGGKQKEFTQAGLEILGASNPEADAEVIASAIKAVRSTGLESFQIDIGQVEFFKGLMEETGLSAQDIEQMRILIDKKDYLGIEELVKAHNIRDDLKELILSLPRLFGSIDVIDRVEKININKRSLDALENLRQVLKILDDYGLSKYVSVDLGMVQSLNYYTGIIFRGFTYGVGFPILSGGRYDSLVDKFGMKCPATGFSLGINMVMMAIDRQKIETERPQIDSMISYKEDGRKTAFEVCEELRAQGLKVEMSITNGDILNVKEYAKSKGIGGIIYILDKDNIEVHNIETGEVDRTSVTELTSK, encoded by the coding sequence TTGGGTAAGTGGAAGATATATACGCCTGAGGGTGTACAGGATATATTGTTTGAAGAATGTTTTATAAAAAGGAATCTTGAGGAGAGCATCAGAAGATATTTCAGAAGCTGCGGATATTGTGAGGTGGAAACCCCCACGCTGGAGTTTTATGACGTTTTCTCTTCTGATACTGAACTTACGCCACAGGAAACAATGTTCAAATTTTTTGACCAGCAGGGCAGAATACTGGTACTGAGACCGGATATAACTGTTCCCATAGCAAGAATGGTTGCGACCAAATACAAAGAAGCGCAATTCCCCATGAAAATCTTCTATTTGGGTAATGCATTCAAATATAACGAGCTTGGAGGCGGTAAACAGAAGGAGTTTACACAAGCAGGGCTGGAAATATTAGGAGCAAGTAATCCGGAGGCTGACGCTGAGGTTATAGCTTCAGCCATAAAAGCCGTTAGGTCAACCGGACTCGAAAGCTTCCAGATAGACATCGGCCAGGTGGAATTCTTCAAGGGACTTATGGAAGAGACGGGGCTTTCCGCACAGGACATAGAGCAGATGAGAATTCTCATAGACAAGAAGGATTATCTCGGTATTGAAGAACTGGTAAAGGCGCATAATATCAGGGATGACCTCAAAGAGTTGATATTAAGCCTTCCGAGGTTGTTTGGTTCGATCGATGTCATTGACAGGGTTGAAAAGATAAACATAAATAAAAGATCGCTGGATGCTCTTGAAAATCTGAGGCAGGTATTGAAAATCCTTGATGATTATGGACTCAGTAAGTACGTATCTGTAGACCTGGGCATGGTTCAAAGTTTGAATTACTATACGGGCATTATTTTTAGAGGGTTCACCTATGGGGTAGGATTTCCTATCCTGAGCGGAGGAAGATATGACAGTCTTGTTGACAAATTTGGCATGAAATGTCCTGCAACAGGATTTTCATTAGGAATAAACATGGTTATGATGGCTATAGACAGGCAGAAGATTGAAACAGAGAGGCCTCAGATAGACAGTATGATAAGCTATAAGGAGGATGGAAGGAAAACTGCGTTTGAGGTTTGTGAAGAGCTTCGTGCACAAGGCCTGAAGGTAGAAATGAGCATAACAAATGGTGATATACTTAATGTGAAAGAATATGCAAAAAGTAAGGGAATAGGCGGGATAATATATATACTGGATAAAGACAACATCGAGGTACACAATATAGAAACCGGGGAAGTGGACCGTACAAGCGTAACCGAGCTGACAAGCAAATGA
- a CDS encoding NUDIX domain-containing protein, whose translation MDEHTRETHLKGPRGDVSVILGNISPTDVKDCMGAILIPYYKDGFILSFHKRRKSWEFPGGKREADETPEQCIEREAYEEAGIILEKMKLIGYYTIKKPGKKKKAAIFTARVENLVEKPEWSEMGKVECFKQLPENLSYKDKVYETILEYLSENPNC comes from the coding sequence ATGGACGAACACACCCGTGAAACCCATTTGAAGGGTCCCAGAGGAGATGTCAGTGTAATACTTGGTAATATTTCACCAACTGATGTTAAGGACTGTATGGGCGCAATACTGATTCCTTATTATAAAGACGGCTTTATCTTGTCCTTTCATAAACGCCGGAAGTCATGGGAGTTTCCTGGCGGAAAGAGAGAAGCCGACGAAACACCAGAACAGTGCATTGAAAGAGAAGCATATGAGGAAGCAGGTATCATACTTGAGAAAATGAAGCTTATAGGGTACTATACTATAAAAAAACCAGGGAAGAAGAAGAAAGCAGCTATTTTTACCGCCAGAGTCGAAAACCTGGTTGAAAAGCCTGAGTGGAGTGAAATGGGAAAGGTTGAGTGTTTTAAACAACTGCCTGAAAACTTATCATATAAAGACAAAGTATACGAGACAATACTGGAGTATTTGAGTGAAAATCCCAATT
- the hisG gene encoding ATP phosphoribosyltransferase yields the protein MRYLTIALSKGRLTDLSIELFEAIGIDCSELKDSSRKLILTDEKNKIKFFLAKPADVPTYVEYGAADIGIVGKDTLLEEGRHLYEVLNLGFAACRMVVAGPAALQGRLDQLNNKRVATKYPRIAREYFEHKRRESIEVIKLNGSVELAPLVGLSEVIVDLVESGRTLKENGLVVLDTIADISARMVVNRVSLKMESERINRIIDGVRTQLEKTKEQA from the coding sequence ATGAGGTATTTAACTATTGCACTTTCTAAAGGAAGGCTGACTGACTTATCTATAGAGCTTTTCGAGGCCATAGGCATTGATTGTTCAGAACTGAAGGATTCATCAAGAAAGCTTATACTTACCGATGAAAAGAACAAGATCAAGTTTTTTCTCGCGAAACCTGCGGATGTACCTACATATGTAGAATACGGGGCTGCGGATATCGGTATAGTAGGAAAGGATACCTTGCTTGAAGAAGGAAGACATCTGTACGAGGTGCTAAACCTTGGTTTTGCTGCGTGCAGGATGGTGGTCGCAGGACCGGCAGCACTGCAGGGACGGCTGGATCAACTGAATAATAAAAGGGTCGCTACAAAATACCCCAGAATAGCGCGTGAGTATTTTGAACATAAAAGACGTGAATCCATTGAAGTTATCAAGCTTAACGGTTCTGTGGAGCTTGCGCCCCTTGTAGGGCTGTCAGAGGTAATTGTAGACCTTGTTGAAAGTGGAAGGACCCTAAAGGAAAACGGACTTGTCGTACTGGATACTATAGCCGACATAAGCGCAAGAATGGTTGTAAACAGGGTAAGCCTGAAGATGGAAAGCGAGAGAATAAACAGAATTATCGACGGCGTAAGAACGCAGCTGGAAAAGACGAAGGAACAGGCATAA
- a CDS encoding S-layer homology domain-containing protein, producing MKKIIIAFILILAVISSSTLAFAKEAGDSKATDKKFTDIDKHWAEEAINQVADKSIFADKSGKFTPGKAITRSEFVMMLHKALGIQIMYFKAPDVKDYFEDVKNEDIYASALIDLVTANIIDYKGKFRPNDTLPRDEMVHYIINALEYKTGGNYSLIKMMPEPFADADKINPAYKNDFIKAQLLKLVLGKGKNMFHPEHKTTRSEAVMVTYRLLNVLKSLSEEVQVVPVAEKGEDSLKLKLMIVNNSETPVTIKHSSGQKFDFALLDSNKEVLYRWSSDKLFIMALTETVIEPGKSIEFSWDVEESILDSVKGKAAYMKGFITGESDDFRINPDGYEAQIR from the coding sequence ATGAAGAAAATTATTATCGCATTCATACTGATCTTAGCAGTTATTTCTTCCAGTACTTTAGCATTTGCAAAGGAAGCTGGGGACAGCAAGGCGACTGATAAGAAGTTTACCGACATCGACAAGCATTGGGCAGAGGAAGCAATAAACCAGGTAGCCGACAAAAGCATTTTTGCCGACAAAAGCGGTAAATTCACTCCAGGTAAAGCTATTACGAGAAGTGAATTCGTGATGATGCTTCATAAGGCGCTCGGAATCCAGATTATGTATTTTAAAGCTCCAGATGTCAAAGACTACTTCGAAGACGTGAAGAATGAGGATATTTACGCATCTGCACTGATTGACCTGGTAACAGCGAATATAATCGACTACAAGGGTAAGTTCAGGCCCAATGATACTTTGCCCCGAGATGAGATGGTTCACTACATTATTAATGCACTGGAGTATAAGACAGGAGGAAACTATTCGCTCATTAAAATGATGCCTGAGCCTTTTGCTGATGCAGATAAAATAAATCCTGCATATAAAAACGATTTTATTAAGGCTCAGCTACTGAAGCTTGTATTGGGAAAAGGAAAAAACATGTTCCATCCGGAACATAAAACTACAAGGTCTGAAGCTGTAATGGTAACTTACAGATTGCTAAACGTATTGAAGTCGCTCAGTGAGGAAGTACAGGTAGTACCTGTAGCAGAAAAAGGCGAGGACAGCTTAAAGCTGAAGCTTATGATTGTAAACAATTCAGAAACCCCTGTTACCATCAAGCATTCCTCGGGACAAAAGTTTGACTTTGCTTTGCTTGATTCAAATAAAGAGGTTCTATACAGATGGTCTTCAGATAAACTTTTCATAATGGCTTTGACGGAGACTGTCATTGAGCCGGGAAAATCAATAGAATTCAGTTGGGATGTCGAGGAGAGCATACTGGATAGTGTAAAGGGCAAGGCTGCATATATGAAAGGTTTCATAACAGGTGAATCCGATGATTTCAGAATTAATCCCGATGGGTATGAAGCGCAAATCAGGTGA
- the hisD gene encoding histidinol dehydrogenase, with the protein MIEKIDLRNSDGSVLYKKLSERSQFELGDILKRVEDIVNNVKANGDKALLDYTGMFDKVDMTPDMLKVTEQEIDEAYKRVDKELIGVIRRAKENIRSFHEKQKENSWFTTEGDGVILGQLYRPLSVVGVYVPGGTAAYPSSVLMNIVPAKVAGVEKIVMITPPKTNGINPAVLVAAREAGVDEIYKAGGAQGIAALAFGTDTVPKVDKIVGPGNAYVTMAKRIVYGYCDIDAIAGPSEIAVVADESANPAFVAADLLSQAEHDTLASSILVTTSEKTANEVIYELERQVAVLPRKEIAMQSLRKYGAIVIVENLDEAAEIVNDIAPEHLELCVEEPFNMLGSIKNAGAIFLGHYASEPLGDYFAGPNHVLPTNGTARFFSPLNVGDFIKKSSVISYTRKALEKVRDDVILFAEAEGLTAHANAIRVRFEK; encoded by the coding sequence ATGATAGAGAAAATTGATTTGAGAAACAGCGATGGAAGCGTTTTATATAAAAAATTGAGTGAAAGAAGCCAGTTTGAGCTTGGAGATATACTAAAACGTGTTGAAGATATAGTAAACAATGTGAAGGCTAATGGAGACAAAGCTCTGCTTGACTACACCGGTATGTTTGATAAGGTTGATATGACACCGGATATGCTTAAGGTTACGGAACAGGAGATTGATGAGGCGTATAAGCGTGTAGATAAGGAGCTTATCGGAGTTATAAGAAGAGCTAAAGAGAATATCCGTAGTTTTCATGAAAAGCAGAAAGAAAACTCATGGTTTACAACTGAAGGTGATGGTGTCATACTGGGGCAGCTGTACAGACCTCTAAGTGTGGTGGGAGTATACGTGCCGGGAGGGACAGCAGCATATCCTTCCTCTGTTTTGATGAATATAGTTCCTGCCAAGGTCGCGGGTGTAGAGAAAATAGTAATGATTACACCTCCCAAGACAAACGGCATAAATCCTGCGGTACTGGTTGCCGCCAGGGAAGCAGGAGTAGATGAAATATACAAGGCAGGCGGAGCTCAGGGAATTGCAGCTTTGGCTTTTGGTACGGACACAGTTCCAAAGGTTGACAAAATAGTAGGTCCGGGGAATGCTTATGTTACTATGGCAAAAAGGATTGTTTACGGGTATTGCGATATTGATGCTATTGCAGGCCCAAGTGAAATAGCTGTAGTTGCAGATGAAAGTGCCAACCCTGCGTTTGTAGCGGCAGACCTTCTGTCACAGGCAGAGCATGATACACTGGCCTCTTCTATTCTTGTAACAACATCTGAGAAAACTGCAAATGAAGTGATTTACGAGCTGGAAAGACAGGTAGCGGTGCTTCCCAGAAAAGAGATTGCTATGCAATCTCTGAGAAAATATGGTGCCATAGTAATCGTTGAAAATCTTGATGAAGCGGCGGAAATAGTCAACGATATTGCACCCGAACATCTGGAGTTATGCGTAGAAGAACCTTTTAACATGCTTGGAAGTATAAAAAATGCAGGGGCTATCTTTCTGGGACATTATGCCTCAGAGCCTTTGGGAGATTATTTTGCAGGACCGAATCATGTATTGCCTACAAACGGGACAGCAAGATTCTTTTCACCGCTGAATGTAGGCGATTTTATTAAAAAGTCGAGTGTGATATCATATACAAGGAAAGCATTGGAAAAGGTAAGGGATGATGTAATACTGTTTGCGGAAGCTGAGGGGTTGACGGCACACGCCAACGCCATAAGAGTGAGGTTTGAAAAATAA